From a single Sporosarcina oncorhynchi genomic region:
- a CDS encoding HD-GYP domain-containing protein has translation MEVYKNISDLRVGIILLEDVFANTKYPIMRKNTELSFEHIEVLRDFGLKRIKVEERVAKKELSEVDQNAPVNPEDILENIPMNQYLLRKQYTDAVRAYEKEFSNWRAGIKPDIVKVREFIVPLVEQYTKQKDMLGMLNEFSIPEDYLYHHSVAVGILSAAISNQMGMDKGEVLQLGLAGALADCGMAKIDPTILRKTAFLTKEEYNEVKKHTLFSLKMIQDTPLLRQEMKMAILQHHERLDGSGYPRGDRMDAISVHSQIIAVADVFHAMTTERLYRPKNSPFKVIEMIKEEEFGKFDLKVVEALHKLIGHLSIGTRVKLTDGELGEIMFVHRDAPLRPMVKKKSNGMMIDLTTNRNLAIAKILD, from the coding sequence ATGGAAGTCTATAAGAATATTAGTGATCTGCGTGTTGGTATCATTCTTCTCGAAGATGTATTTGCTAATACGAAGTATCCGATCATGAGGAAAAACACTGAACTCTCATTTGAACATATTGAAGTGCTGCGGGACTTCGGTTTAAAACGAATTAAAGTCGAAGAGCGTGTCGCTAAAAAAGAACTTTCAGAAGTCGATCAGAATGCCCCGGTCAATCCGGAAGATATTCTTGAAAATATACCGATGAATCAATACTTGCTTAGAAAACAATACACAGATGCAGTCCGTGCTTATGAAAAAGAATTTAGTAATTGGCGTGCTGGCATTAAACCCGATATCGTCAAAGTCCGGGAATTCATCGTACCTTTAGTGGAACAGTACACTAAACAGAAAGATATGCTCGGGATGCTTAATGAATTCTCCATACCTGAAGATTACCTCTATCACCATTCTGTCGCAGTGGGAATCCTGTCAGCCGCAATTAGCAATCAGATGGGGATGGATAAAGGAGAAGTGCTTCAATTAGGACTAGCGGGGGCATTGGCCGATTGTGGAATGGCCAAAATTGACCCGACTATCTTGAGGAAAACTGCGTTTCTCACGAAAGAAGAATACAATGAAGTGAAAAAACATACATTGTTCAGCTTAAAAATGATTCAGGATACGCCATTGCTCCGTCAAGAAATGAAAATGGCTATCTTGCAACATCATGAAAGATTGGATGGAAGCGGTTATCCGCGAGGAGATAGGATGGATGCTATATCCGTTCATTCTCAAATTATTGCAGTTGCAGATGTCTTCCACGCAATGACAACAGAAAGATTGTATAGACCAAAAAATTCACCTTTTAAAGTGATTGAGATGATTAAAGAAGAGGAATTTGGTAAGTTCGATTTAAAAGTGGTGGAAGCATTGCACAAGCTTATCGGGCATCTGTCGATAGGTACAAGAGTAAAACTGACGGATGGAGAACTTGGAGAAATTATGTTTGTCCATCGGGATGCACCATTAAGACCAATGGTGAAGAAGAAATCAAACGGCATGATGATCGATCTCACAACGAATCGAAACTTGGCGATAGCTAAGATCTTGGATTGA
- the dnaN gene encoding DNA polymerase III subunit beta, translated as MKFEIMRDWLLEGLNDVMKAISQKVTNPILTGVKIEVNEKGLTMTGSDSDITICTFIPVEQDGEQIIRVVESGSIILQAKVFSEIVRKLPTNDVTIEVENGMQTQIQSGKSEFHLIGSNSDDYPVLPNVKDEYRFSLPADLMKTIIRETVFAVSQQETRPILTGVHWETDEEKLVCVATDSHRLARREIQPENMPESPFSVVIPGKSLQELNKILPDNGDVVEIVIADQQILFKSRNVLFYSRLLEGNYPDTSRLIPSEYKTSVQVNGRSLLQAIDRASLLAREERNNIVRFSADSGKVIEISSNSPEVGKVEELIEAIDVTGEDLKISFSAKYMMDALKAIDGQDIAIHFTGAMRPFILKSADSDSILQLILPVRTF; from the coding sequence ATGAAATTTGAGATTATGAGAGATTGGTTGCTCGAAGGTTTAAATGATGTCATGAAAGCAATCAGTCAAAAAGTGACGAATCCAATTTTGACCGGAGTAAAAATCGAAGTGAACGAAAAAGGATTGACGATGACAGGAAGTGATTCGGATATTACGATCTGTACGTTTATTCCTGTTGAACAAGATGGTGAACAGATTATTCGCGTAGTTGAATCGGGTTCAATCATTCTTCAAGCAAAAGTATTTAGTGAAATCGTAAGAAAGCTCCCTACAAATGACGTCACGATTGAAGTTGAAAACGGCATGCAGACACAAATTCAATCAGGAAAGTCTGAATTCCATTTAATCGGCTCAAATTCAGATGATTATCCTGTACTCCCAAATGTTAAAGATGAATATCGTTTTTCTTTACCAGCAGACCTTATGAAAACGATTATTCGAGAGACAGTTTTTGCTGTCTCACAACAAGAAACTCGCCCGATTCTAACTGGCGTCCATTGGGAAACAGACGAAGAGAAGCTAGTATGTGTCGCAACAGATAGCCATCGTCTTGCTCGTCGTGAAATCCAACCTGAAAATATGCCTGAAAGTCCGTTCAGTGTAGTTATTCCAGGTAAGAGCCTTCAAGAATTGAATAAAATCCTTCCTGACAATGGAGATGTTGTTGAAATTGTCATTGCCGATCAACAAATATTATTTAAATCTAGAAATGTCCTGTTTTATTCTAGGTTGCTTGAAGGAAATTACCCAGATACGTCGAGACTGATTCCTTCAGAATATAAAACAAGTGTACAGGTCAATGGACGTAGCCTGTTGCAGGCCATTGATCGTGCTTCCTTGCTAGCCCGTGAAGAACGGAATAATATTGTCCGTTTCTCAGCAGATAGTGGAAAAGTAATTGAAATCTCCTCCAACTCACCTGAAGTCGGGAAAGTTGAGGAATTGATCGAAGCAATCGACGTAACTGGTGAAGATTTGAAAATCTCTTTCAGCGCAAAATATATGATGGATGCACTGAAAGCAATTGATGGACAGGATATTGCCATTCATTTCACAGGAGCAATGCGACCTTTCATCTTGAAATCAGCTGACAGCGATTCAATCTTGCAATTAATATTGCCAGTAAGAACGTTCTAA
- the yaaA gene encoding S4 domain-containing protein YaaA: MEKVIIDTEYITLGQMLKMTNIISSGGMAKWFLGEHTVYLNDEEENRRGKKLYDGDVVNIPGQGEFKISATKNGQVDVH, from the coding sequence ATGGAAAAAGTCATAATTGATACCGAATATATTACGTTGGGGCAAATGTTGAAAATGACCAACATCATCAGCTCTGGCGGAATGGCAAAATGGTTTTTAGGCGAACATACCGTTTATTTGAACGATGAAGAAGAAAATCGAAGGGGCAAGAAACTCTACGATGGTGATGTCGTGAACATCCCAGGGCAAGGTGAATTTAAAATATCCGCCACTAAAAACGGTCAAGTAGATGTACATTGA
- the gyrA gene encoding DNA gyrase subunit A has protein sequence MADMPNRGVQGINISTEMKTSFLDYAMSVIVSRALPDVRDGLKPVHRRILYAMQDLGNTADKPHKKSARIVGDVIGKYHPHGDSAVYDTMVRMAQDFNYRYMLVDGHGNFGSVDGDAAAAMRYTESRMSRIAMELLRDINKDTIDYQDNYDGQEREPIVLPSRFPNLLVNGTSGIAVGMATNIPPHHIGETIDGVLAMADNPEITTEELMEIIPGPDFPTGGIILGRSGIRRAYETGRGSVIIRGKIEIERHSSGKETIIVNELPYQVNKARLIEKIAELVRDKKIEGITHLADESDRTGMRIVIEVRRDANVHVLLNNLYKHTALQSSFGINMLALVDGQPKILALKEILYHYLEHQKVVIRRRTQFELNKAEDRAHILEGLRIALDHIDEIIALIRGSKTTDEAKTGLMERFNLSERQSQAILDMRLQRLTGLERDKIENEYQELLVLIAELRAVLADEEKVIEIIREELLEVKQRFEDKRRTEITLGGAEMLEDEDLIPVENSVLTLTHNGYIKRLPASTYRSQRRGGRGIQGMGTNDDDFVEHLLNTSTHDTILFFTSRGRVFRKKGYQVPEFSRTAKGLPIINLLDFDKEEKVTAMIPVDKFEEDKYLFFTTKHGVVKRTSVADFANIRSNGLIALTLREQDELIGVKMTTGDQFIAIGTRDGMLIKFDERDIRSMGRVASGVRGIRLREGDIAVGMDIVSEGDEILVVTEKGFGKRTPEDEYRIQSRGGYGLKTLNVTDRNGPLVAMKTVDGTEDLMLITIHGILIRMDIEDISIIGRSTQGVRLIRLGEDEYVATVAKVQKDPEDPFDEEETAIVDDMDESVEETEEETVLETDGTETDNDHTDDE, from the coding sequence ATGGCAGATATGCCTAATCGTGGTGTCCAAGGCATCAATATCAGTACGGAGATGAAAACATCCTTCCTCGACTATGCGATGAGTGTTATCGTTTCGCGGGCATTACCGGATGTGAGGGACGGTTTGAAACCCGTTCACAGACGGATTCTCTATGCGATGCAAGACCTCGGGAACACTGCGGATAAACCCCATAAGAAATCAGCCCGTATCGTCGGTGACGTAATCGGTAAGTATCACCCGCACGGTGACAGTGCTGTTTACGATACGATGGTCAGGATGGCACAAGATTTCAACTATCGCTACATGCTCGTTGACGGACACGGAAACTTCGGTTCTGTCGATGGAGATGCTGCGGCAGCAATGCGTTATACAGAATCACGTATGTCACGCATTGCAATGGAACTGCTTCGTGACATCAATAAAGACACGATAGATTATCAAGATAACTATGATGGACAGGAGAGAGAACCAATCGTCCTGCCAAGCCGATTCCCAAACCTACTTGTAAACGGTACATCAGGAATCGCGGTTGGAATGGCGACAAACATCCCTCCCCACCATATCGGTGAAACAATTGACGGCGTACTCGCAATGGCGGATAACCCGGAAATTACGACAGAGGAACTGATGGAAATTATTCCAGGTCCAGATTTCCCGACGGGTGGAATTATCCTTGGCAGAAGTGGAATCAGAAGAGCGTACGAAACAGGACGCGGCTCTGTCATTATCCGCGGTAAAATCGAAATTGAACGGCATTCAAGCGGTAAAGAGACAATTATTGTAAATGAACTTCCTTATCAGGTAAATAAAGCACGTCTAATTGAAAAGATTGCCGAACTTGTCCGTGATAAGAAAATCGAAGGCATTACCCATTTAGCGGATGAATCGGATCGTACAGGGATGCGTATCGTTATTGAAGTACGCAGAGATGCAAACGTCCATGTCCTGTTGAATAATTTGTATAAACATACAGCGCTACAATCGAGTTTCGGTATCAATATGCTCGCTCTCGTTGATGGACAACCTAAAATTCTAGCGTTAAAAGAAATTCTTTATCATTACTTAGAACACCAGAAAGTGGTCATTCGCAGACGTACCCAATTCGAATTGAATAAAGCGGAAGACCGTGCACACATATTAGAAGGTCTGCGTATCGCGCTGGACCATATCGATGAGATCATTGCTCTCATTCGTGGCTCTAAAACGACTGATGAAGCAAAAACAGGTTTGATGGAGCGATTCAATCTATCTGAACGCCAATCTCAAGCTATCTTGGATATGCGACTTCAACGTCTGACAGGACTTGAGCGAGATAAAATCGAAAACGAATATCAGGAACTGCTTGTATTGATCGCTGAATTGCGTGCAGTGCTAGCAGATGAAGAAAAGGTTATCGAGATTATCCGTGAAGAACTTCTTGAAGTGAAACAGCGTTTTGAAGACAAACGGAGAACTGAAATCACTCTTGGCGGAGCTGAAATGCTTGAAGATGAAGATTTAATACCTGTTGAGAACTCCGTATTGACGTTAACGCATAACGGATACATCAAACGTCTTCCTGCAAGCACGTACCGAAGTCAACGCCGTGGTGGGCGCGGTATCCAAGGCATGGGAACGAACGACGATGACTTTGTAGAGCATCTACTAAACACGTCGACACATGATACGATCCTGTTCTTTACGAGCAGAGGACGTGTGTTCCGTAAAAAAGGCTATCAAGTACCTGAATTCAGTCGCACGGCCAAAGGTCTTCCAATCATTAACCTTTTGGATTTTGACAAGGAAGAAAAAGTGACGGCGATGATTCCGGTCGATAAGTTCGAAGAAGATAAGTATCTATTCTTTACAACGAAGCATGGGGTTGTCAAACGGACATCTGTTGCTGACTTCGCTAATATCCGTTCAAATGGGCTAATTGCCTTGACGTTACGTGAACAAGATGAATTGATTGGTGTGAAAATGACAACAGGTGATCAATTCATTGCAATTGGAACACGTGACGGCATGCTCATCAAATTCGATGAGCGCGATATCCGTTCAATGGGCCGTGTTGCTAGCGGAGTACGCGGTATCCGATTACGCGAAGGAGATATAGCTGTAGGCATGGATATTGTCTCTGAAGGAGATGAAATCCTTGTCGTTACAGAAAAAGGTTTCGGTAAACGAACTCCAGAAGATGAATACCGTATCCAGTCACGTGGCGGTTATGGCTTGAAGACTCTAAATGTGACAGACCGTAACGGACCGCTTGTCGCTATGAAAACGGTGGACGGCACAGAAGATCTTATGCTGATTACAATTCACGGTATTCTTATCCGAATGGATATAGAAGATATCTCGATAATAGGCCGTAGTACGCAAGGTGTCCGTCTGATCCGTCTTGGTGAAGATGAATACGTTGCAACTGTAGCCAAAGTCCAAAAAGATCCAGAAGATCCTTTTGACGAAGAAGAAACAGCAATCGTTGATGACATGGATGAATCTGTCGAGGAAACGGAAGAAGAAACAGTCTTGGAAACAGATGGTACTGAAACAGACAACGATCATACAGACGATGAGTAA
- the gyrB gene encoding DNA topoisomerase (ATP-hydrolyzing) subunit B, translated as MEEKELQTAYDANQIQVLEGLEAVRKRPGMYIGTTSSRGLHHLVWEIVDNSIDEALAGYCDHIEVTIEKDNWVRVDDNGRGIPVGIQESTGRPAVEVIMTVLHAGGKFGGGGYKVSGGLHGVGASVVNALSEKTEVYVRLDGKVHFIEFERGLVSKELEVVGETDETGTSIRFKADAEIFTETTTYEYDILAHRLRELAYLNRGLRITITDEREGEEGHKDTFYYEGGIKSYVEHLNKNKEPIHEEPIFIEGEKDGISIEIAMQYNSGYAENLFSFANNINTYEGGTHESGFKTALTRVVNDYARKNNLLKEADPNLSGDDVREGLTAIVSIKHPDPQFEGQTKTKLGNSEVSTITNALFSEGFQRFLLENPITARLVIDKSLMAARARLAAKNARELTRRKSALEVSSLPGKLSDCSSRDPAISELYIVEGDSAGGSAKSGRDRHFQAILPLRGKILNVEKARLDRILGNAEIRMMITALGTGIGDEFDLSKARYHKIVIMTDADVDGAHIRTLLLTFFFRFMRPLIEAGYMYIAQPPLYRVKQGKNEEYCFDEEQLQEILARLSPVPKPVITRYKGLGEMDATQLWETTMDPDQRTLLQVQLEDAFDADATFEQLMGDEVEPRRKFIEENAMYVKNLDT; from the coding sequence ATGGAAGAAAAAGAACTACAGACAGCTTATGATGCGAATCAGATTCAAGTCCTTGAAGGATTGGAAGCTGTGCGCAAGAGGCCAGGTATGTATATAGGTACAACGAGTTCGCGCGGTCTTCACCATCTTGTATGGGAAATTGTAGACAATAGTATCGATGAGGCACTTGCGGGGTATTGCGATCATATCGAAGTAACGATTGAAAAGGATAACTGGGTGCGTGTTGACGACAATGGACGCGGAATTCCAGTCGGCATTCAGGAGTCAACAGGTAGACCTGCCGTTGAAGTCATCATGACCGTCCTTCATGCCGGAGGTAAGTTCGGCGGTGGCGGATACAAAGTGTCAGGTGGATTACACGGTGTTGGGGCATCAGTCGTCAACGCATTGTCCGAAAAGACGGAAGTATATGTACGCCTCGATGGAAAAGTTCATTTCATCGAGTTTGAACGTGGACTTGTTTCGAAGGAATTGGAAGTCGTCGGTGAAACGGATGAAACAGGAACAAGCATCCGTTTCAAGGCAGATGCTGAAATTTTCACAGAGACGACAACTTATGAATATGACATTCTTGCACATCGTCTACGCGAACTTGCCTATCTAAACAGAGGATTGCGCATTACGATAACAGATGAGCGAGAAGGCGAAGAAGGTCATAAAGATACGTTTTACTATGAAGGCGGTATTAAGTCTTACGTTGAGCATTTAAATAAAAACAAAGAACCTATTCATGAAGAACCGATTTTCATAGAAGGTGAAAAAGATGGAATATCCATCGAAATCGCCATGCAATATAACAGCGGCTATGCTGAAAATCTGTTTTCATTTGCGAATAATATCAATACGTATGAAGGCGGAACGCATGAATCTGGCTTCAAGACCGCGTTGACACGTGTAGTAAACGACTATGCTAGGAAAAATAACTTGCTCAAAGAAGCGGACCCAAACTTATCCGGAGATGACGTGCGTGAAGGACTGACTGCAATCGTCTCGATTAAGCACCCAGATCCGCAATTCGAAGGGCAGACAAAAACAAAGCTCGGCAACTCTGAAGTAAGTACAATTACAAATGCTTTATTCTCAGAAGGGTTCCAGCGTTTCCTATTGGAAAATCCAATCACTGCGCGTCTCGTCATCGATAAAAGTTTGATGGCTGCTAGAGCTCGCCTTGCAGCAAAAAACGCACGTGAATTGACTCGACGTAAATCTGCGCTTGAAGTATCCAGCCTGCCTGGTAAACTGTCGGATTGTTCATCACGTGACCCTGCAATTAGTGAACTGTATATCGTTGAAGGTGACTCGGCAGGCGGTTCTGCAAAAAGCGGACGTGACCGACACTTCCAAGCTATCTTGCCATTGCGAGGAAAAATCTTGAACGTCGAGAAAGCCAGACTTGACCGAATTCTAGGTAATGCTGAAATACGTATGATGATCACAGCACTCGGAACCGGTATCGGCGACGAATTTGATTTGTCTAAAGCACGCTATCATAAAATTGTCATTATGACAGATGCCGACGTAGACGGTGCCCATATCCGGACGTTATTGCTGACGTTCTTCTTCCGTTTCATGCGTCCGTTGATTGAAGCAGGCTATATGTATATCGCTCAGCCACCGCTATATCGCGTGAAGCAGGGGAAAAACGAAGAGTATTGTTTTGATGAAGAACAGTTACAAGAAATATTAGCTCGTCTATCACCAGTTCCTAAACCAGTTATTACACGTTATAAAGGTCTTGGAGAAATGGACGCAACTCAATTATGGGAAACGACAATGGATCCGGATCAGCGGACGTTACTGCAAGTACAACTTGAAGATGCATTCGATGCGGATGCAACATTTGAACAGTTGATGGGTGATGAGGTAGAGCCGCGACGCAAATTTATCGAAGAAAATGCAATGTATGTAAAGAATCTCGATACCTGA
- the recF gene encoding DNA replication/repair protein RecF (All proteins in this family for which functions are known are DNA-binding proteins that assist the filamentation of RecA onto DNA for the initiation of recombination or recombinational repair.): MYIERLSLTNFRNYSSLDLSFSPQINVLIGENAQGKTNIMEAIYVLSMAKSHRTSNDRELIRWDEEYGKIDGDIQRKYGRLPLELTISKKGKKARVNHLEQNRLSLYIGQLNVVMFAPEDLNLVKGSPQVRRRFLDMEIGQISPVYLHDLLTFQKVLKQRNAILKDNRGKLDFKDVMFDIYTEQYIQVAVQIIRKRFYFVELLQKWAEPIHKGISRGIEQLIVTYGTLKEFDSGQTAEQMEEILSQKLHESRRRELERGMTLIGPHRDDLHFFVNGYDIQTYGSQGQQRTTALSLKLAEIDLVKQEVGETPVLLLDDVLSELDDYRQSHLLNTMQGQVQTFVTTTNIAGLDHEAIRNAKLYEVTAGQVVKEE; this comes from the coding sequence ATGTACATTGAACGTCTTTCCCTGACGAACTTTAGGAATTACAGTTCTCTGGATTTGTCATTTTCTCCACAGATCAATGTATTGATTGGTGAAAATGCACAAGGAAAGACCAATATCATGGAGGCGATCTACGTATTGTCGATGGCAAAATCACATCGTACATCAAATGATCGTGAACTGATACGCTGGGATGAAGAGTATGGTAAAATAGATGGGGACATCCAACGGAAATACGGACGACTCCCGCTTGAATTGACCATTTCGAAAAAAGGCAAAAAGGCTCGTGTCAATCACTTGGAGCAAAACCGTCTTAGCCTTTATATCGGCCAGCTCAATGTGGTGATGTTTGCACCGGAAGATCTGAATCTTGTAAAAGGGAGCCCCCAAGTACGGAGACGCTTCCTAGACATGGAAATTGGACAGATATCTCCGGTTTATTTACATGATTTATTGACATTCCAGAAGGTTTTGAAACAACGGAATGCTATTCTTAAAGATAATAGGGGCAAGTTGGATTTTAAAGACGTCATGTTCGATATCTATACAGAACAATATATACAGGTTGCTGTGCAGATCATCCGCAAACGGTTCTATTTCGTCGAGCTGCTCCAAAAGTGGGCAGAACCTATCCACAAAGGGATTTCCCGGGGAATTGAGCAGTTGATTGTGACGTATGGAACATTAAAAGAGTTTGATTCTGGGCAGACTGCCGAACAGATGGAAGAAATACTCAGCCAAAAATTGCACGAATCGAGACGTCGAGAGCTTGAACGCGGGATGACTTTGATTGGCCCGCATCGTGACGATCTCCATTTTTTTGTGAACGGATATGATATCCAGACATACGGTTCACAAGGCCAACAACGGACAACCGCATTATCTCTTAAGCTTGCGGAAATTGATCTTGTTAAACAGGAAGTCGGAGAGACACCGGTTCTGCTGCTTGATGATGTGCTTTCTGAACTTGACGATTACCGTCAATCGCATCTGCTAAACACGATGCAAGGACAAGTTCAGACGTTCGTGACCACGACCAATATTGCAGGTTTGGATCATGAAGCGATACGCAACGCCAAGTTGTATGAAGTGACGGCGGGCCAAGTGGTCAAAGAGGAGTAA